Proteins from one Thermococcus sp. M36 genomic window:
- a CDS encoding DUF257 family protein has product MNSIEDLLRAIDAVKPGETVLVEYYPSYVPEFVTLALLMYARRKGMPVVIDDNFDALHVIQKHLALWGIREDFRDVFVIKSDGHVDVGNVIARIKFSDSPDVYVRKYEDIGRELLSSIGPSVNIVLGFEKIFAFIHSVREFYLVMTRIQKFLGNPRKAFYLVNKETAEALEFSPLPEMERIASTVVEIIPTPTSGRIVFKKTPLFELIGKELEIPVGVIEDAAGGKGDRV; this is encoded by the coding sequence ATGAACAGCATCGAAGATCTATTGAGGGCAATAGATGCCGTAAAGCCAGGGGAGACTGTTCTAGTGGAATACTACCCGTCCTACGTTCCGGAGTTCGTGACACTGGCTCTCCTGATGTACGCACGGAGGAAGGGTATGCCGGTGGTGATAGACGACAACTTTGACGCGCTCCACGTCATACAGAAGCACCTCGCCCTGTGGGGGATTCGCGAGGACTTCAGAGACGTTTTTGTCATCAAGTCCGACGGCCACGTGGATGTGGGCAACGTCATTGCCAGGATAAAGTTCAGCGACTCACCCGATGTCTACGTCAGGAAGTACGAGGACATCGGCAGGGAGCTGCTCTCCAGCATAGGGCCCTCCGTGAACATAGTCCTGGGGTTTGAGAAAATATTCGCCTTCATTCACAGCGTCAGGGAGTTCTACCTCGTCATGACGCGGATCCAGAAGTTTCTTGGAAACCCGAGAAAGGCGTTTTACCTCGTGAACAAGGAAACCGCAGAGGCGCTGGAGTTTAGTCCCCTGCCGGAGATGGAGCGTATAGCCAGTACCGTGGTCGAGATAATCCCGACCCCCACTTCGGGCAGAATCGTTTTCAAGAAGACCCCACTGTTCGAACTGATCGGAAAGGAGCTTGAGATCCCAGTAGGGGTGATAGAAGATGCAGCCGGTGGCAAAGGAGATCGCGTTTAG
- the rtcA gene encoding RNA 3'-terminal phosphate cyclase, with translation MEWVEIDGSYGEGGGQILRTSVALSVITGKPVKIVKIRANRPNPGLRPQHLHGILALKELSNARVKGAKVGSTVLEFIPGEPKPKHVRVPIKTAGSVTLVLQALLPAMAFTGGSFEITGGTDVPWSPPVDYLKNVTLCALEKMGIGAEIEVKRRGHYPKGGGLVLGRVEPWEEKKPLKALEWGRIERFGGISHATNLPAHVAERQAKAARERLEELYSVPVEIETELSRSLGPGSGIVVWAETDSLRLGGDALGKRGKPAEVVGREAADDLLDQLTGKAAVDRFLGDQLIPFLAFAGGEIKVAEITNHLVTNVWVVEQFLGRIFEIEGEIGGPGVVRVVRRVEV, from the coding sequence ATGGAGTGGGTGGAGATAGACGGCTCCTACGGTGAGGGTGGCGGTCAGATACTGAGGACAAGCGTTGCCCTCTCCGTTATCACTGGAAAGCCCGTTAAAATCGTTAAGATTCGCGCCAACCGGCCGAACCCCGGTCTCAGACCTCAGCACCTCCATGGAATTCTGGCTCTGAAGGAGTTGAGCAACGCGAGGGTTAAGGGGGCGAAGGTCGGTTCGACGGTTCTTGAGTTCATTCCCGGTGAACCGAAGCCGAAGCACGTTAGAGTTCCGATAAAGACTGCCGGCAGTGTGACTCTCGTCCTTCAGGCGTTGCTACCGGCGATGGCATTCACCGGAGGAAGCTTTGAGATAACCGGCGGAACCGACGTCCCCTGGAGCCCGCCGGTGGACTATCTGAAGAACGTAACGCTTTGCGCCCTTGAGAAGATGGGAATTGGGGCTGAAATAGAGGTCAAGCGGCGTGGCCACTACCCGAAGGGCGGTGGGCTGGTCCTCGGAAGGGTAGAGCCATGGGAGGAGAAAAAACCTTTGAAGGCCCTTGAATGGGGCAGGATAGAGCGCTTTGGTGGGATAAGCCACGCCACCAATTTGCCGGCCCACGTGGCAGAGAGGCAGGCAAAGGCAGCAAGGGAGAGGCTTGAGGAGCTGTACAGCGTTCCTGTGGAGATAGAGACCGAACTTTCCCGCTCCCTCGGGCCGGGAAGCGGTATTGTTGTCTGGGCGGAAACCGATTCGTTGAGGCTCGGCGGTGATGCCCTCGGAAAGCGCGGTAAGCCGGCCGAAGTCGTCGGGAGGGAAGCCGCTGATGACCTCCTCGACCAGCTGACGGGCAAAGCCGCCGTTGACAGGTTCCTCGGGGACCAGCTGATACCGTTCTTAGCTTTCGCCGGCGGTGAGATAAAAGTTGCCGAGATAACGAACCACCTCGTGACGAACGTCTGGGTCGTGGAGCAGTTTTTGGGCAGAATCTTTGAGATAGAAGGAGAAATCGGGGGGCCGGGGGTTGTGAGGGTGGTGAGGAGGGTGGAGGTTTAA
- a CDS encoding TatD family hydrolase translates to MIIWDDHFHVDPFKGLFLEAVRQFHRAGGTHLVVVYKTAHDYGFPGLKAEDFMEAMDFHIELVEKINKETPVKAYAVVGVHPAEFVYLAQQKSLEYAKNEVMKALEYSQKLCLEGKAIAIGEIGRPHYEVSEEIWQASIELMKYGMALAKEADCAVQLHTESFDEEKFRELGRYVREVGIKPYKVVKHFSPPLVKVAEEVGVFPSIIASRKNIKAAIEQGNRFMMETDYLDDKRRPGAVLGPKTVPKRTKAFLQNGIFTEEDVYKIHVENPRKVYGVEVEED, encoded by the coding sequence ATGATAATCTGGGACGACCACTTCCACGTTGATCCGTTCAAGGGGCTCTTCCTTGAGGCCGTGAGGCAGTTCCACAGGGCGGGAGGAACTCACCTCGTCGTCGTCTACAAGACAGCCCACGACTATGGCTTTCCCGGTCTCAAGGCGGAGGACTTCATGGAGGCGATGGACTTCCACATCGAGCTCGTCGAGAAAATCAATAAGGAAACGCCCGTCAAAGCCTATGCCGTCGTTGGCGTTCACCCAGCTGAGTTCGTCTATCTCGCCCAGCAAAAAAGCCTTGAATACGCGAAGAACGAGGTCATGAAGGCTTTGGAATACTCCCAGAAGCTCTGCCTTGAGGGGAAAGCGATAGCCATAGGCGAGATAGGCAGGCCGCATTACGAGGTGAGTGAAGAAATCTGGCAAGCGAGCATCGAGCTGATGAAGTACGGAATGGCCTTGGCCAAAGAGGCCGACTGCGCCGTCCAGCTACACACCGAGAGCTTCGACGAGGAAAAGTTCAGGGAGCTGGGGAGATATGTTAGAGAGGTCGGGATAAAGCCCTACAAGGTAGTTAAACACTTCTCCCCGCCCCTCGTGAAAGTTGCCGAAGAGGTCGGCGTCTTCCCGAGCATAATAGCAAGCAGGAAGAACATCAAAGCGGCGATAGAGCAGGGCAACCGCTTCATGATGGAGACCGACTACCTAGATGATAAGAGAAGGCCTGGAGCTGTCCTCGGACCGAAGACCGTGCCGAAGAGAACTAAAGCGTTTCTCCAGAACGGCATCTTCACCGAGGAGGACGTCTATAAGATTCACGTTGAGAACCCGAGGAAGGTCTACGGAGTTGAGGTGGAGGAGGATTAA
- a CDS encoding LAGLIDADG family homing endonuclease: MDREDMIERYARFLREYVDDEGREVYLNKLKDLLTLTPRRSLPIDWTHLNSFDPELAGELLNSPEESILAAEDAIQIVLREPPILKEEEFKIHARFHNLPHTFMVKELGSEHINRLIQVEGIITRVSEVKPFVEKAVFVCKDCGNEMIRLQRPYENLVKPAKCDACGSRNVDLHVEKSRFINLQSFRLQDRPESLKGGQMPRFVDAILLDDMVDTALPGDRVLVTGILRVILEQKDKRPIFKKVLEVNHIEQLSKEIEELEISPEDEQKIRELAKRKDIVDAIVDSIAPAIWGHRTVKKGIALALFGGVQRTLPDGTKLRGESHVLLVGDPGVAKCVDYNTEVVLGDGSLKKIGEIVEEAVEKARKKGILGKVDDGFYAPIDLELYALDAKTLKVRKIKANIAWKRTAPERMFRIKTASGREIMVTPTHPFFVFEDGQFKTRKAEELKAGEFIAVPRVIPAGGEKVRLTDAPIQKPKTAKSRLILPEFADEEFWYVMGLIAGEGYAQNKEGSATLYFTNNETKLIDRVYGYLKDVGLTPKIREPHKGKNSKEVYASSIELYQLLEWLRLSKPSAKKAVPPQLFRARKEEIRAFLKGYFDAEGTVDKKRPKITVVSASKEMLRGIQHLLLRFGIKSQLHETKARATNGTMKNKKTYYRLVITGEDALKFRDEIRFGLEKKQLILREVTRNVSTNTNVDVVPGVGKILRELRTRAGLTQREMGINRSTYLHYEQGDRLPSKEKLGTIAETLRKHLPDSRDVEILSLLANADIFWDRVEEIEEYKPEHPWVYDLQVPEHHNFIANDIFVHNSQILRYVANLAPRAIYTSGKSSSAAGLCVAPDSIVTTDSGAFEIGKLTESWMREVGSIKYEEGIQHAPYLGESISIEGGRVKEAPLSRVWKLKAPKKLIRITTSTGKSLVTTPETKLLTLGENGFEWVKAQDVTKSTYIATVRELKVRETPIHVIELVSDLDELVLYGIKGDVKRLVEKIVAEKGITKRELAKALGVSESTLYYNWVNEKARGNITMKHLRKLVELAGEEITTIKPSEVALQDGTRIKLPEVVDERLAYFAGLVAGDGDVSKAGWGVSVRFSNDNTELRKEFIELTGELFGIEAKESAQDGRTPAVRFHSRVIAHILEKLGVPLSPKSNRLDIPPRLFNAPRKVLAAYIRGLFDCDGNVVLRKEGSSYIEFDTTSEKLARKLQLALLRFGIISHLRKRKRRRYESTINGKKVVSRHDRWELKIYGENALRFAREIGFRHPDKRKRLEKLIETLENSKRDTNVDVIPGVGKIVREIRKFYGISAGDIYGSKTGATIETRETFSRRLLTRVVESLEEAIKTADIPITLPNELRLNIGRVVKPEELGMEPKKFYELFRRENRNPKLTYGLLVKVAKILSERDPKIYSELAWLLSNVIAKESEVREKLEFLKSLAYSDILWERVKKVETIPSPHEYVYDLTVEGSHSFIANGFVVHNTAAAVRDEFTGSWVLEAGVLVLADGGFALIDEFDKMSDRDRSAIHEALEQQSVSISKAGITATLNARTTVIAAANPKYGRFNRHKPLPEQLDLPPTLLSRFDLIFLLLDEPDEKIDGAIAEHILKVRRGEAEAVTPKIPYDLLRKYIAYARKNIHPVLSREAMEEIKRYYVRMRKGLRRKGDDEELQPIPITARQLEALIRLSEAHARMRLSETVTREDAKAAIAIIEDMLKTIAVDEEGALDVSILEVGKSSRKISKIEKMIDIIKNLEGEGEFGAPEERVIEAAKQSGLGSEGEIKKLISDLKRDARIYEPRAGFYRVL; the protein is encoded by the coding sequence ATGGACAGGGAGGACATGATTGAGAGGTACGCACGGTTTCTGAGGGAGTACGTTGACGACGAGGGGAGAGAAGTCTATCTGAACAAGCTGAAGGATTTACTCACGCTCACACCGAGGCGCTCCCTCCCGATAGACTGGACTCACCTCAACTCCTTCGACCCGGAGCTGGCGGGAGAGCTTTTAAACAGTCCTGAGGAGAGCATCCTGGCAGCAGAAGACGCTATACAGATAGTCCTCCGCGAGCCGCCAATCCTCAAGGAAGAGGAGTTCAAAATACATGCCCGCTTCCACAATCTTCCCCACACCTTCATGGTCAAAGAACTCGGGAGCGAGCACATAAACAGGCTCATCCAAGTCGAAGGCATCATCACCCGCGTCAGCGAGGTCAAGCCCTTCGTCGAGAAGGCCGTCTTTGTGTGCAAGGACTGTGGAAACGAGATGATCCGCCTTCAGAGGCCCTACGAGAACCTCGTGAAGCCGGCAAAGTGCGATGCCTGCGGCTCAAGAAATGTCGACCTCCACGTGGAAAAAAGCCGCTTTATTAACCTCCAGAGCTTTAGGTTACAGGACAGGCCCGAGAGTTTGAAGGGCGGCCAGATGCCGCGCTTCGTTGATGCAATCCTGCTCGACGACATGGTCGACACCGCCCTGCCCGGCGACCGCGTTTTAGTTACTGGAATCCTCCGCGTCATCCTGGAGCAGAAGGACAAGAGGCCGATTTTCAAGAAGGTTCTCGAGGTGAACCACATAGAGCAGCTCAGCAAGGAGATAGAGGAGCTTGAAATCTCTCCCGAGGACGAGCAGAAGATACGGGAGCTGGCGAAGAGGAAGGACATCGTCGATGCCATAGTAGATTCGATAGCCCCCGCAATCTGGGGCCACCGGACGGTGAAGAAGGGAATAGCCCTCGCCCTGTTCGGAGGTGTGCAGAGGACTCTCCCGGATGGGACTAAGCTCAGGGGAGAGAGCCACGTCCTGCTGGTTGGAGATCCAGGAGTTGCTAAGTGCGTTGACTACAACACTGAGGTCGTTTTGGGAGATGGGAGCCTGAAGAAGATTGGAGAGATTGTTGAAGAAGCCGTGGAGAAGGCCCGGAAAAAAGGAATCCTCGGAAAAGTCGATGATGGCTTTTACGCCCCCATTGACCTCGAACTCTATGCCCTAGACGCGAAGACTCTGAAGGTAAGGAAGATCAAGGCCAACATAGCCTGGAAGAGAACCGCTCCAGAGAGAATGTTCAGAATAAAAACCGCCAGTGGCAGGGAGATAATGGTAACACCAACCCACCCGTTCTTCGTCTTTGAAGATGGGCAGTTCAAGACGAGGAAGGCGGAGGAACTCAAAGCTGGAGAGTTCATAGCCGTCCCACGCGTTATACCTGCGGGTGGAGAGAAGGTAAGGTTAACGGATGCGCCAATTCAAAAACCGAAAACCGCAAAGAGTAGGCTTATTCTCCCGGAGTTTGCTGATGAGGAATTCTGGTATGTTATGGGGCTTATAGCAGGGGAGGGCTACGCTCAGAACAAAGAAGGAAGTGCCACCCTCTATTTCACAAATAATGAAACCAAGCTTATAGACAGGGTTTACGGATACCTTAAGGACGTTGGTCTTACCCCTAAGATAAGAGAACCTCACAAAGGCAAGAATTCCAAAGAAGTCTATGCGTCCAGCATCGAGCTCTACCAGCTCCTGGAGTGGCTCAGGCTTTCAAAGCCTTCTGCCAAAAAGGCTGTCCCGCCACAGCTTTTCAGAGCAAGGAAAGAGGAGATCAGAGCATTCCTTAAGGGGTACTTTGATGCCGAAGGAACCGTTGACAAGAAGAGGCCAAAAATAACCGTTGTTTCGGCGTCGAAAGAGATGCTGAGAGGCATCCAGCACCTGCTTCTCAGGTTCGGTATAAAATCCCAGTTGCATGAGACTAAGGCTAGGGCCACTAACGGAACAATGAAGAATAAGAAAACCTACTATCGCCTCGTTATAACCGGAGAAGATGCATTGAAGTTCAGGGATGAAATCAGATTCGGACTTGAAAAGAAACAGCTCATCCTTAGGGAGGTCACAAGGAACGTTAGCACCAACACCAATGTGGACGTTGTTCCGGGAGTCGGGAAGATTCTTAGAGAGCTGAGAACTCGGGCTGGATTAACCCAAAGGGAGATGGGCATAAATCGCTCGACTTACCTTCACTACGAGCAGGGAGACAGGTTGCCCAGCAAGGAGAAGCTTGGAACCATCGCTGAAACACTCAGGAAGCATCTACCAGACTCCAGAGATGTCGAAATCCTCAGCCTTCTAGCGAACGCTGATATTTTCTGGGACAGAGTTGAAGAGATCGAGGAATACAAACCGGAGCACCCGTGGGTATACGACCTTCAGGTTCCGGAGCACCACAACTTCATTGCAAACGACATCTTCGTCCACAACAGCCAAATTCTCCGCTACGTTGCCAACTTGGCGCCAAGAGCGATTTATACAAGCGGTAAGAGCAGTTCGGCGGCCGGTCTATGCGTCGCTCCGGACTCCATTGTAACTACGGACTCAGGTGCGTTTGAGATTGGAAAGCTGACTGAGAGCTGGATGAGGGAAGTTGGTTCCATTAAATATGAGGAGGGAATCCAGCACGCTCCTTATCTCGGGGAGAGCATCTCAATTGAAGGGGGGAGGGTTAAGGAAGCTCCCTTAAGCAGGGTCTGGAAGCTCAAAGCACCAAAGAAGCTCATAAGGATAACGACCTCAACTGGAAAGAGTCTCGTGACGACACCTGAGACGAAACTCCTGACCCTTGGAGAGAACGGGTTCGAATGGGTAAAAGCACAGGACGTTACCAAGTCAACATACATAGCCACCGTTAGGGAGTTAAAAGTACGGGAAACGCCCATTCACGTTATCGAACTCGTTTCAGACCTCGATGAACTGGTTCTGTACGGAATAAAAGGAGACGTCAAAAGGCTGGTTGAAAAAATCGTTGCCGAGAAGGGAATAACCAAGAGGGAGCTGGCTAAGGCTCTGGGCGTTAGTGAAAGCACGCTCTACTACAACTGGGTCAACGAAAAAGCGCGCGGCAACATCACCATGAAGCACCTCAGGAAGCTCGTTGAACTGGCCGGGGAGGAAATCACAACTATAAAACCATCAGAGGTAGCACTTCAGGACGGTACGAGAATTAAGTTGCCCGAAGTTGTTGACGAAAGGCTGGCGTACTTTGCCGGATTAGTCGCCGGTGATGGAGACGTATCAAAGGCCGGATGGGGCGTCTCCGTAAGGTTTTCAAACGACAACACCGAGCTGAGGAAAGAGTTTATTGAACTTACAGGGGAGCTTTTTGGAATCGAAGCAAAGGAAAGCGCCCAGGATGGCAGAACCCCTGCGGTACGCTTCCACTCCAGGGTGATCGCCCACATCCTTGAAAAGCTAGGTGTTCCACTTTCACCTAAATCAAATAGACTGGACATCCCACCGAGACTTTTCAATGCCCCCAGGAAAGTCCTTGCCGCGTACATAAGGGGACTGTTTGACTGTGACGGGAACGTTGTTCTGAGGAAGGAAGGCTCGTCGTACATCGAGTTCGATACCACGAGTGAAAAGCTCGCGAGAAAGCTCCAGCTGGCACTGCTTCGCTTCGGTATCATCTCTCACCTACGCAAGAGGAAGAGAAGGAGATATGAGAGCACGATAAATGGAAAGAAAGTCGTATCTAGACATGACCGCTGGGAGCTGAAGATTTACGGTGAAAATGCCCTCCGCTTTGCAAGGGAGATAGGGTTCAGACACCCCGATAAGAGGAAACGCCTGGAAAAACTCATTGAAACGCTGGAGAACTCCAAGCGCGACACAAACGTCGACGTGATTCCTGGAGTAGGAAAGATTGTAAGGGAGATACGGAAGTTTTACGGCATCAGCGCAGGCGATATTTACGGTTCAAAGACAGGGGCAACAATAGAAACTCGGGAAACGTTCTCAAGGAGACTCCTCACCAGAGTCGTGGAGAGCCTGGAAGAGGCGATAAAGACAGCCGATATCCCAATAACCCTCCCCAATGAGCTAAGACTCAATATAGGCAGGGTAGTAAAGCCAGAAGAGCTCGGAATGGAACCGAAAAAGTTCTACGAACTTTTCCGCAGGGAGAATAGAAATCCAAAGCTAACCTATGGACTTCTTGTAAAAGTGGCAAAAATCCTCTCGGAGAGAGACCCCAAGATCTACAGTGAACTCGCATGGCTATTGAGCAACGTAATCGCCAAAGAGTCGGAGGTTAGAGAGAAACTTGAATTCCTGAAATCCTTGGCATACTCTGATATTCTGTGGGAAAGGGTCAAGAAAGTTGAAACAATCCCCTCCCCCCATGAGTACGTCTACGACCTCACGGTTGAGGGTTCCCACAGCTTCATAGCCAACGGCTTCGTTGTTCACAACACGGCGGCAGCAGTCCGCGACGAGTTCACCGGTTCCTGGGTTCTCGAAGCTGGTGTTCTCGTCCTCGCCGATGGCGGATTCGCACTAATTGATGAATTTGACAAGATGAGCGACAGGGACAGAAGCGCGATACATGAGGCGCTTGAGCAGCAGAGCGTCAGCATCTCCAAAGCTGGCATCACTGCGACGCTCAACGCGAGGACAACCGTCATAGCCGCCGCCAATCCCAAGTACGGCCGCTTCAACCGCCACAAGCCCCTCCCAGAGCAGCTCGACCTGCCGCCGACCCTGCTGAGCCGTTTCGATTTGATCTTCCTACTCCTAGACGAGCCAGACGAGAAGATAGATGGGGCCATAGCCGAACACATACTGAAGGTTCGCAGGGGTGAGGCGGAGGCAGTCACACCGAAGATACCCTACGACCTGCTCAGGAAGTACATAGCCTACGCAAGGAAGAACATCCATCCCGTCCTGAGCAGGGAAGCCATGGAGGAGATAAAGCGCTACTACGTCAGAATGAGGAAGGGCCTCCGCAGGAAAGGAGACGACGAAGAACTCCAGCCCATACCTATCACCGCAAGACAGCTGGAGGCACTCATCCGCCTAAGTGAGGCCCACGCGAGGATGAGGCTAAGCGAGACCGTCACGAGAGAGGACGCCAAGGCAGCCATAGCCATAATAGAGGACATGCTCAAAACGATAGCCGTGGACGAGGAGGGGGCACTTGACGTCTCCATCCTTGAAGTTGGCAAGAGCTCCAGGAAAATAAGCAAGATCGAGAAGATGATAGACATAATCAAGAACCTAGAAGGGGAGGGCGAGTTCGGCGCACCGGAGGAACGGGTGATAGAGGCCGCTAAGCAGTCGGGGCTCGGATCAGAAGGGGAGATAAAGAAGCTCATCTCGGACCTCAAACGGGACGCCAGAATATACGAGCCGAGGGCAGGTTTCTACCGCGTCCTCTGA
- a CDS encoding DNA replication complex GINS family protein → MFTGRAVIAVKILRPFRDWNAGDVVLLEDWKAKELWEARVVEVIDETDKVIGEIDRAIAEERKNEPLMPLPAGLYERAEFYMYYLENYVKMNAGESVETINVKLTKLANLKKKLEHLKTIRFNKILRAVMLRPNSLELLSRLSPEERRIYLQLSKIRNEWLGEG, encoded by the coding sequence ATGTTCACCGGCAGGGCCGTGATAGCAGTCAAGATCCTCCGTCCTTTCAGGGACTGGAACGCCGGAGACGTCGTTCTCCTTGAGGACTGGAAGGCGAAGGAGCTCTGGGAAGCGAGGGTGGTTGAGGTCATTGACGAGACGGACAAGGTTATAGGTGAGATAGACCGGGCCATAGCGGAGGAGAGGAAAAACGAGCCTCTCATGCCTCTGCCGGCGGGGCTCTATGAGAGGGCCGAGTTCTACATGTACTACCTCGAAAACTATGTGAAGATGAACGCCGGGGAGAGCGTGGAGACCATAAACGTCAAGCTCACCAAGCTAGCCAACCTAAAGAAGAAGCTGGAGCACCTCAAAACAATACGCTTCAACAAGATCCTGAGGGCCGTGATGCTACGTCCCAACAGTCTGGAGCTCCTATCGAGGCTCTCACCGGAGGAGAGGAGGATATACCTCCAGCTGTCGAAGATACGCAACGAATGGCTGGGTGAGGGATGA
- a CDS encoding DUF257 family protein: MQPVAKEIAFRFIEEAPFGDVILMEDESPYGTALATYVLVKYAGDRGLPVYIDDVLDSLALVRKHLKFLGIDEDFSDVEVIKTGGMEPVGKIVSKIHLEAEPVLYITRHREITNRILSSGKHLNIVLGMERLFAFLETRREFYMFIAYLKEFLGNPNRKSFYIVNKPVLSTLRFNPLPELEEIASTVVEIKIKNGTHVVIPKKALFTDIIGKEFPGIPEEIARW; this comes from the coding sequence ATGCAGCCGGTGGCAAAGGAGATCGCGTTTAGGTTCATAGAAGAGGCCCCCTTCGGGGACGTAATACTGATGGAGGACGAGTCCCCCTACGGAACCGCCCTCGCCACGTACGTCCTCGTGAAGTACGCCGGAGATAGAGGACTGCCTGTTTACATTGACGACGTGTTAGACTCCCTTGCACTCGTGAGGAAGCACCTGAAGTTCCTCGGCATTGACGAGGACTTCTCCGATGTCGAGGTCATCAAGACGGGGGGCATGGAGCCCGTGGGGAAGATCGTGAGCAAAATCCACCTGGAGGCCGAGCCCGTTCTCTACATAACCCGGCACAGGGAAATAACCAACAGGATACTCTCATCCGGAAAGCACCTGAACATAGTCCTCGGCATGGAGAGACTGTTTGCGTTCCTTGAGACACGCAGGGAGTTCTACATGTTCATAGCATACCTCAAAGAATTCCTCGGAAACCCCAACAGGAAATCCTTCTACATAGTCAACAAGCCTGTGCTGTCAACGCTGAGGTTCAACCCACTCCCGGAACTCGAAGAGATTGCCAGCACCGTCGTTGAAATAAAGATTAAAAACGGAACCCACGTTGTCATTCCCAAGAAGGCCCTGTTTACAGATATAATCGGAAAGGAGTTCCCCGGGATCCCCGAGGAGATAGCCCGGTGGTGA
- a CDS encoding metallophosphoesterase, translating to MLIGIMSDTHDNLPAIRRAVELFNRQNVELVIHAGDFVAPFVARELKELKAPLKGVFGNNDGERKGLYEALGIYDEILEVEADGMKIAVTHGTDERIARALARSRLYDVVIVGHTHRYEIREEGRTILVNPGEVCGYVSGIKSIALLDTRKREVRILNLETGELLGAMSL from the coding sequence ATGCTGATAGGTATAATGAGCGATACTCACGACAATCTCCCGGCCATCAGGAGGGCCGTCGAGCTGTTCAACAGGCAGAACGTGGAGCTGGTCATCCACGCGGGTGATTTCGTTGCCCCGTTCGTTGCCAGGGAGCTCAAAGAGCTCAAGGCCCCCCTCAAGGGGGTATTCGGCAACAACGACGGTGAGAGAAAGGGACTCTATGAGGCACTCGGTATCTACGACGAGATACTTGAGGTCGAGGCAGACGGCATGAAGATCGCCGTCACCCACGGCACGGACGAAAGGATAGCCCGCGCTCTGGCAAGGAGCAGGCTTTACGACGTTGTTATAGTCGGCCACACTCACCGCTACGAGATACGCGAGGAGGGCAGGACGATACTGGTTAATCCTGGTGAGGTCTGCGGCTACGTCAGCGGAATCAAGAGTATCGCCCTGCTCGACACGAGGAAGAGGGAGGTCCGGATACTCAACCTTGAGACGGGGGAGCTCCTGGGCGCAATGAGCCTCTAA
- the pbp11 gene encoding tRNA-binding protein Pbp11, with the protein MPFGFFRKTKKREDTNIASRKPVGRFRVEKSLKVFSRQVLIGEVIEGLIYPGYKVKGKSVSPIMKIERDHRRVDFAVAGDRVALMLEYEVPCEEGEELEIYQS; encoded by the coding sequence TTGCCCTTCGGTTTTTTCAGGAAGACCAAAAAGCGAGAGGACACTAACATAGCATCGAGAAAACCCGTCGGCAGGTTCAGGGTTGAAAAATCCCTTAAGGTGTTCTCCCGACAGGTTCTGATCGGGGAAGTGATCGAAGGGCTTATCTATCCAGGCTACAAGGTAAAGGGAAAATCCGTCAGCCCAATCATGAAGATAGAGCGGGACCATCGGAGGGTTGACTTCGCCGTTGCGGGCGATAGGGTCGCCCTGATGCTTGAGTACGAAGTCCCATGTGAGGAAGGAGAAGAGCTGGAAATTTACCAATCGTGA